DNA sequence from the Phaenicophaeus curvirostris isolate KB17595 chromosome 22, BPBGC_Pcur_1.0, whole genome shotgun sequence genome:
ACAGCGTTAAGTGTTGTCCGTGTGGTGTTTTCTGTAGCCTAACACAGACAGGGAAGAAGACTACTTCAGCCACAAGACCCTCCCCTCTTTATGGCAACAGAGGCTGGTGCAGCTAAGCCAGTATTTTGTGGTATATAAAGGAGGAGGGATTGAGCAGCGTCTCCTCATCAAGGTTTATTCCCGTAATTTGTTGTTAGTTGAGTTATACAAGCATTCGTAGCAGGATGGAAAAAGAGTGTTAGTTGTTGACATATCTTGGCATTCTTGCACGATAGAAACTGTACAAGATTAGTTTATTTGTATTCCTTAcatacagactgggagaagcccAGGTGATCCACTCTGTGGATCACAAGTTACAGTTTGAATGAATCCTTCAAAGATGGCACTGAATATGGactggggacagcaggggggGCGTGCCACAGTAAAAGCACTTCTTTAAGGAGGTTATTTGTACCGCACAGACCCTGTTTAGCTAGTTAACAATTAAACCTCCAAGTGTTACAAAACCTTCACTAAAATTAGTTTAACTTTTCATCCTATctataaatagaagaaaaaatagttgCTGGTAACTATGCAAATGCTTCATCATTACTGTACAAAAGTGATGTTCAGAGCTGCAATACCATCCATTTTTGACACCAGAACACTTTCAGGCATTCCTCACCCATTTAAAACTGTCAAGGcagcagtggaagaaaaatgtcactattgcaaatcaaaacagaagtgCCTAAGGAAATCCCTTACTATGAAAATAGTAAAGAGAAGCATTTAGTTGCACAAAACAAATAGGAGGCAATCAGTGACTTGGAAGCATCCCTGAAGTTGTCAACCCATACTTTTAATACATTCTGTAAGGGCAATTTATTTTTAGCACTTGTGATAGATGCAGTTTAACAAAATGCCCTTGAACTTGTCTGGCTGTTCCATGCTGTGAGTTCACGAGGGAACTTTACTGTTGTCCCAGCATCATCTACAATCCATATTCAAAAACTGTTCATCCCACTGAACACAGAGCATCCCTGCTTGCCCAGGAACAATAAGGCATTCACCCCAAGCTGCCACCAACATTCAAAATGTAGTGGAGGTAAGATCGTCTGATTTGCAGTGGATGTCATTAACACACTGTTGTTTAGTAGGAGTCATCCCAGTTCTAATTTTAATATTAGTAAATATAATAAACatctttttctcccttattcACTCATATTACTCAGAAACCACAGCAAACCTGAACACAGCTCCTTCAAGTCAAGGCTTTCAGATTTTTAGGCAGTGAACTCCAAGCATCCATGACTGGAACTTTTACAAGGCCCTTCCTGGCTACTGTGCTTCCATACTTCTAAAGTTCGACATAATTTATTTCCACGCTGCTAATAAAACTAACTCACACAAATAAACAGAACCCAATGGGTCAATGTGAACTAAAACTACCTCTCATTTTCCCAGGACTACTGCAGGCTGAATTCCAGAGCTCTACAATGACTTCACTTGACAAAATCAGAGGGAAGGGTTCCTACATACATTTTCCAATTAGATGTCTGTTGAAGCTGCCACTATTCTCCACTCACACTCTTCAAATAACTACTATTTCCCTACTTTCTGCAAGTGAATGCTCCCTGAAGAGTTGAAAAAGGCATTGCATGAAGATAAACTGAGGGTAACCATTattgaaaggaaccaaaaataCTGTTAGATCGGTATATGTATATAAAGATAGAGAACAAGTAAAGGGGGACACTGTCTTTTAATAAATTGTGGAATTAAAAAGTCACTTAATAAAACTGCAATTGTATCACATGAAAAAAGTTTACATGCAGGTCatttatatctgattttttccccatagaaaatgaaaaacccACATCGTCTGTCTGCCATGGCCAGTTTGGGTATATTCTGAAGGGGCTGCATGAAGTCAGCTTAAATTAACCAAGACACAATGAAGTTTGAAAGAAACTCCAAGTAATAacaaaagacacatttttatAATTCCAGGTCCTCAAAGGAATTTGACAGAATTTTAACAAAGTCTGGATTCATTGTGAAAGAGCCCAATTTTAGCATCTGCTGGGAGATGCAACAGTGAAACTGGCATTAGAACCCAACACAAATGAGTTGCTTCAGAAGCtagataagtatttttttttccctactgcaAACCCCACAATTTAGCCGATTGCTTGTTCCTACCTATATTTGTTTGGTTATAACTCAGTAACACTATGCATTTAGGAAACCGGCTTAAGTTCTGCATCTATTTAGATCTACTGAATTTCTCTACGAAAACAGCACACAGCCatgaagcagaaaacagcatcATGTGTGCCATCTTATTTTTCCTCCACATGTGTGCACAGCACCTCAGGGTGATGTTGACCAGGAGAACTATGTAAAATATCCAACTCTAAGCCATTAATTCCTCCAGTGCAATGGATCttgaaagaaatacattatCCCAAATCCACGGGATGATCCAAAGTTTCTCCAACTTCTTACAAAAGATGATAAACTCAATGCAATTTGGTTAGAATGCCAGTTTCTTCAAGAAACTGATATTTCAGATAGAAATAGCAAGATcctcataaaatgaaaattcaacTGCTTTGTCACCGCTCTGTTAATcattttttatgaagaaaaaaggcaTTGTTACAATGgctcaaaaccattcctttAGTGAGAAGCGTAATTGGTCAACAGGCTGATTGCATCTTCTAGCTTGCAAAGGTCTTTCCCAcatcttctttccctttgtatTTCCTCTTGCCGTGTGTGAAGGGTATATATCTGTACTTTATCATGTGCTGTAAAGAGAAAAGGTACAATTTTTGAGGCAAGAAACTtagataatattttaaaagtatttcataATGTACGTCATAAATGACAAAGTCCTTTACAAAGTTCTCCAGCACTGTGAAGGTAATGAAACAGTCGGACACCAGTTTATGTCTAAATAGGGGTATGAGCCCAACCTTATAAATCTCAAATTTGGGTTTATCCAAAAACTTGCACAGTAGAGTGAAGATTATGAGTGGGGGATCACAGGAGACTGGAGAGCATAGAGGTGTTAATTCTTTACTACCCATTAATCTCTAACTTACAACTTTGAATAACTGTAACTATCCAAAATTCTGAGTGTTCAGGTAAAGAACtggttctctttttaaaatgctatcaAACCATAACTGATTTGTTTAAAACAGTCTGAACAACGTGTGTATGTTCTTCCTCATTTCTCTAGCTCTACTTTCTCATAGCAACTTGTCAGAACTTCCCCTTTCACCCGTCAGAGACCTACAAGATCTCTTCATTAAAAACAGCCATAGATAACTGAAGACAGGAAGTGGATGAGAAATTATAAGACTCATCCAGCATAAAAAACAGATAATAAATTCTAAGATCAAAATCTTTTGAAAGCAAgcataggtttttttaaatgcgGGTATGAAGACTTCTTTTACCAAGTACTTTTGTTTCCAGTTACCAGCATTTGCTCAAAGATGCAAATATCCACCACTTGAACCAATGTTCAAGTTAGTTGTTCAAGTTCCTTTAGTAAAAAAACCTGTATGCAATACATTTAATACCTCTCAAGCACTCAACTGGATAGACAATTTGGAGCAATACTGGGAGttctgacacaaaaaaagccTGTTCTTGGGAAGTTACCTTGATTTGCCTCTTCATTGTGATACAGAACAGCATAATGAAGTACATTACAAGGATTGGCCAGAAAACAGGAACGTTGAAAGCCTCGAAGAATGTACACGTCATAGCGACCAGGATTCCTTTAGTGGCAGAGTGCCTTAAAAACAATGGCAACAATTAATCCTTCAACCCCAACTACCACCAATTCACTGTACATGTTTATATCTTTCACAAACAGAACATGGACAGATGGATCCACTCACCAGAATTTGAACTCTGGGAGCCTTCTAATGAAAGGCCGAAATTCTTCATTTTGCCTTGTAGGTAAGGAAGGACCATCatctggaaaaacagaaaagaaacacatacTACAAACCCCCTCACACTTATTTTCCACACTATTTGGACTCcagattttttaaactttttatcttttagaaaaaaagagaagtttccAGAGTTACACACAGCTTCCAGTTACAGCGGCTGCTTTAATATAACCTAACATTGAtttcccaaaagaaaacaacacaaatGACCGTTGGGTCACTTGAATTATTCTGTGGAGAACTTAAGTCACATAAACCTttcttcaaaacacagaaaactaatACAATGTGGAATATTGTcctgaaaaaagagagagagaaattttaTAGTAACTCCTGATGTCAAGTTGTATAGATTTTTTACAAGTCTAAAAATACATCACGCTAAAATTGTGCATCTTTACTATatcaaagaaaaagagcttGAAGTTTGACTAAGTTCAAAGCTATCACAGAATGAACTATTCATCATACCTGAATCTTCCATTAAAGAGGGATCTACCTTTGGTGACAAGAAAGCTATGAAGAGATTGAGATGGTAGATTCCCAAGGCATATGTCACAATGTACCAACCCTaaagcagggaggaaaagagagcGAAGATTAAAGTcttcctgaaaaacattttcacatgtGTATTTTTCAACAACACCAAACAACCTGTTTTTTGCTTACTTGAGAAGTGCTTTTCTACATCCtcacattaacacaaacatCTTGTGGACTTGttgaaaaggaattaaaaatgctCACTGCATAAAAGAAGCATTCTGACTCTACAGAAGGATAAAATCGCCTTCACGAATCTTTTATTTGTGTACTGGCAGATAATATACGtgatagttttcatttaaagctACTTAAATGCTGATCAAATATATTGCAATACAAATAAGCAAGATTAAAACCAAGATAATCTATCAGCCTTTTTATTCTACATGTTTTCTAAGGTAACCTACTACTTTAACCCTAACAGATTAATCACAACAAGCCTCAGAACCTGGAACTAGTGCAAATCCCTCATGTACTGACAGATTTAGTATGAAAGCTTTTCTCAGGCATCGAGTTTCTCTATTCAAGATTTAGGCAACATAAAAGCAGCATAAAAGAAGCAAACAGCATAAAACCATCACTATTTCAAACATCTTTTTGAGTTTCAGTCTCTTAAAACTTCCTATTATTGCCACCTGCGTGGCTTTCACATTCAGTCAGTAATCTTCAGTTTTGGGGAATAAGAATTTGCAAGTTCTTGACCGAATTCTGGGCTGGCGTAGAGCAGAGGCACGTGGCGAGGGAGAAGCGCTCTGCTGCCGGCCTGCAGTGACAGTGCTGAAAAAGCAATTCCTTATAGCTGGTATGACAGAAGGTAACCACTGGCTCCTGAACACATCGTCgcacagctttaaaaatgagaGTAAAAACTTGATTGCAACAGAGTTTTCAGAGGTTTATTATGTGCTGTCATCAGAACTAATGGAATATTTCCACTCTCTGTGGCCATCAGATGAACACCCTCCAGCATTCACACACTCTCCATTCTGAAGCAGTGAGCTCGAACACCAACAAGATGTTACCTGCAGTGTGATAAGCGATACTGTACGTAATTCCAAAGAAATACCAGACTTCAGAAACTCCCTTAACATAAAGAAATAGAACAGTAAAGATATCTAAAACTACTTCAGCAGTAAATCCAGTCATCTTACCTGCAGTAAATAAACTCTAATCATGTAGATAAAACTCAGGCCCAAAGTTACAATCCATCGCACTGCAGTATACGGAGTAGATTTGTCTAACCAGGACTGGTAGATctagaaagaaatacaaagtgTACATCTGTAAAATACATGATGCACAACGAATAAAGTTTATTAGAGTATGGCATTAGAAACGGTAAGCACTTGTGAGAGTACTTTGGGACGGAGAGCAATGTGAAACATTTGTATTCTTTATTAGAAATAAACTGAATTAAGCTAAACTACTTACAAGCAtttgaaaatttctttattttcaaaaaggcaaaaaaaattcctaatcatagaatgtttggTCCATCGTAAGGAAATttaaattttcaattttttatgCAAGTTTACTTTCCTTAAGATAAATCTGACGTGAAATCTGAAGTCACTCCTCATTTTTTACTCCAACAACATATATTCTCACTGTGCAATGTCCCATATAAGcacatttaattttcctttaagctatgtattatattttttacctatttttaaaagccttcaaTAGAAATCTTTTGTACAGATTTTAGTAATTCAACAACTTATCCAAAAAGTAGTAAGTTTAAGGAGCTGCATTGAGATCTGCTTCTAACGGAGTCAGAAAAACTCTATGGAAAACCAACCTGTCCAAGTCTTGAGAAAAATCTATAGACCACGGAAGGCTTCCCATGAACAGACTCACCAATACTGTCCCCTTCTGACATGGTTGCTGTGGGAACAAAACATGACACAGAGgtaacatttaaaacaaaacactacGCTCACTAAAGCTTTACAGTACATGAATCTGAGCCAGCATTTACAGATGATTGCCCTGcttgaaacaaataatttttagtgAAGCTTTCTTAGAGAGAGGACATTGCTTTCTCGACAATTTTCTTTGGAGTAAAAGAACAGGATATTTCACAAAGGCAAGACAAGATCCAACCCATTTTAGGGAGGGAAAAACCAAGTCCCTATGTAGGAATGAGCTTTGTTAGTATGTTCACCTTGAGAAGTCAGGAGCTGAGTTACAACATCTAAGAACTGAGATATGAATTGCAGCACCACCCTCCTGTCATCTCAGTTTCTAGGggcaaagaacaaaaccaaaataaatattttccttaaaactgcTTAGGAGTTTTAAATACTGAGTAAGTGGACAAAGAAGTTTAAGTTCAGGACTCTGTACACGAGCAGTTACAGACAAAAAGCTCTGCTTAAGTACCTAAACCAAAGCACTACCCGCTGCTAGAATTATTCAATGAgtttatctctctctctctctctccaacTCGAAGAGCTCAGAAGTCACAGAAAAGTTTTATGCATGAGTAAAACTGCACAGGAAAGAGGCCAGGATTCTGAacttgggtaaaaaaaaaaaaaaaaatcaaccaacagaattatttttagtaCAAACTTTTGCTACCAATTTAAgaccttcatttttcttttcagttaagCTTAACAAAGCTTTGCAGTTCAAGatataaaccaaacaaaataaaatggatcctgaacagaaacatttttgccACATCACCAAGAGCAACCCCTGACATTACTTCCTGGACTCCTCATCTGTGGGTGGGACTACAGAACTCTGGGATAGTGGGAGTACTTTCAGCCCTGTATTAATATCTTGAGAGCCTCAGATGGTAGTAAAGATATGTGAAACGCTACTAAATCAGGAAATCACCTCAGATGCTGCAATACAGCAActgctgcaaaaaaataatttgagacCAAGGACATGCTGGGCAGGCACAGAAGTTTAAAGTTGtagattttcttctgtaaacatCTGAAACTACTTCCTATGGAATAAATAGTGAGTAGAAAAAAGGAGTCCTGTTACACTTCAAAGTATAAGGGGATTCATTATGAGGCTTCAGGAACTTCAGTTTAATTCAAGCTAtggctaaaatgaaaaaataaatcaaatggTAACTCCTGCAATATAAATCTGGACTTCTTCATTCCAGGCAAAAGGAAGTAATCATTATTCTCCCCATTCACTGCACTGCAGAAGTTGTTATTCAGCATTATTGACTAAGCAcagttttgtgttttattttggggttttt
Encoded proteins:
- the RER1 gene encoding protein RER1, producing the protein MSEGDSIGESVHGKPSVVYRFFSRLGQIYQSWLDKSTPYTAVRWIVTLGLSFIYMIRVYLLQGWYIVTYALGIYHLNLFIAFLSPKVDPSLMEDSDDGPSLPTRQNEEFRPFIRRLPEFKFWHSATKGILVAMTCTFFEAFNVPVFWPILVMYFIMLFCITMKRQIKHMIKYRYIPFTHGKRKYKGKEDVGKTFAS